In Haloterrigena turkmenica DSM 5511, a single genomic region encodes these proteins:
- a CDS encoding metal-dependent hydrolase, which yields MYPWEHAAVAYLCYTVYARWRTGTAPAGWAVLVVLTASQFPDLIDKPLAWQVGLVASGRAVAHSLFVAVPLALVARVLARRHGRGPLGTAFAVGTLSHLVADVIPLSADGSLQLASVGWPVVPYESAADTTASATGAVAHTSTTVVGAYPSVAAGDPTLAVLGRLGLVGLAGVVWLSDGRPGGQELRWGVRMVLTAIRARGRRGRS from the coding sequence ATGTACCCGTGGGAACACGCCGCGGTCGCGTATCTCTGCTACACGGTCTACGCGCGGTGGCGTACGGGGACAGCGCCCGCCGGGTGGGCCGTTCTCGTCGTCCTCACTGCCTCCCAGTTCCCGGATCTGATCGACAAACCCCTAGCCTGGCAGGTCGGACTCGTCGCGAGTGGCCGGGCGGTCGCTCACTCGCTGTTCGTCGCTGTCCCGCTCGCCCTCGTCGCCCGTGTGCTCGCCCGCCGCCACGGTCGGGGCCCGCTGGGGACCGCGTTCGCGGTCGGCACCCTCTCACATCTGGTAGCCGATGTCATCCCCCTGTCTGCGGACGGGTCGCTGCAGCTCGCGAGCGTCGGCTGGCCGGTCGTTCCCTACGAGTCGGCGGCCGACACGACCGCCTCAGCCACCGGTGCGGTCGCACACACCAGTACGACCGTGGTCGGCGCCTATCCGTCGGTAGCTGCGGGCGACCCTACGCTTGCGGTCCTCGGCAGGCTCGGACTCGTCGGGTTAGCGGGCGTCGTCTGGCTGTCTGATGGGCGCCCGGGCGGCCAAGAACTGCGGTGGGGTGTTCGAATGGTGCTTACCGCCATCCGCGCAAGGGGCCGCCGTGGGCGGTCCTGA
- a CDS encoding RNA-guided endonuclease TnpB family protein produces MSTTANKTLEATLVSPTAHKEEKLQDTLKTYREALQDAFDSGADTMNGVSEVVTPFDLPYQAKAALCSYIPKLRKTYNARELDDEHPLRLTNQAARFDYSSEREHEFTWWAPRPGRGTNFWIPLRINPEQEDLWHDLLNEDVKAGQIQLQKNRKNWALHVTVEYPVEEPTVDGDTTPVGLDIGETALITACGLKRGTPTRPVLWSGKRTKHLRKEMSTTLQRLQERDAEWRIDERFDYYQNALTDILEKASCEVVEYAGTFENPMIVMENLTYIRENLDYGKYMNRRLHAWAFARLQGRVEDKARDVGIPVEYVSPRYTSQTCHECSHIGKRSTQAELRCTNDHCRVSTFQADISAAASIAQRVDPWGESVPWKSERNDSPRDGSGSDTAVRPPKPSTPTQMTLGDDRS; encoded by the coding sequence ATGTCTACTACAGCGAATAAGACGCTCGAAGCGACGCTTGTCTCGCCGACAGCCCACAAAGAGGAGAAGTTACAAGATACTCTCAAAACATACCGTGAGGCGCTGCAAGACGCGTTCGACTCTGGTGCGGATACGATGAACGGTGTCTCTGAAGTAGTGACGCCGTTCGATCTTCCATACCAAGCGAAGGCTGCACTATGCAGCTACATCCCGAAGCTCCGGAAAACATATAACGCCCGTGAGTTAGACGATGAACACCCGCTCCGGCTCACAAATCAGGCCGCGAGGTTCGACTACTCGAGCGAACGTGAGCACGAATTCACGTGGTGGGCACCGCGACCGGGACGAGGGACGAACTTCTGGATTCCGCTTCGGATTAACCCGGAGCAAGAAGACCTCTGGCACGATCTCCTCAACGAGGACGTCAAGGCTGGACAGATTCAACTCCAGAAGAACCGGAAGAACTGGGCACTTCACGTTACCGTCGAGTACCCGGTTGAAGAACCGACGGTAGACGGTGACACCACACCAGTCGGGCTTGATATCGGTGAGACTGCGCTGATCACGGCCTGTGGCCTTAAGCGCGGTACACCGACAAGACCCGTTCTCTGGAGTGGTAAGCGTACAAAACACCTCCGAAAGGAAATGTCGACCACGCTTCAGCGACTACAAGAACGTGATGCTGAATGGCGCATTGATGAACGGTTCGACTACTACCAAAACGCGCTTACGGATATCCTCGAGAAGGCCAGTTGCGAGGTCGTCGAATACGCTGGCACTTTCGAGAACCCGATGATCGTGATGGAGAATCTGACGTACATCCGTGAGAACTTGGACTACGGGAAGTACATGAACCGGCGACTCCACGCGTGGGCCTTTGCACGGCTTCAGGGCCGTGTTGAGGACAAAGCGAGAGACGTCGGTATCCCGGTCGAATACGTGAGTCCGCGTTACACGTCTCAGACGTGCCACGAGTGTAGTCACATCGGAAAGCGAAGTACGCAAGCAGAACTTCGGTGTACGAACGACCACTGTCGCGTCTCGACGTTCCAAGCGGATATCAGTGCAGCTGCAAGCATCGCTCAGAGGGTTGACCCGTGGGGAGAGAGCGTTCCTTGGAAATCGGAACGCAATGACTCGCCTCGGGATGGGAGCGGTAGTGACACCGCCGTAAGACCACCCAAGCCGAGCACACCTACGCAAATGACGCTTGGAGATGATCGGTCTTAA
- a CDS encoding terminase large subunit domain-containing protein, with translation MRDPTKRGLERELDALKHQLGRADDDAPTDVTVAWRDAAPDARPTGIAYDPETATLTYDVWAAQRACLDALEGDDADLVAFLAGYGSGKSILGARWLLAQALAHPDSRFLAMGVDFTKARDSTFRILCEQLPGARTALRTGTINGPESSPIVADFNRGAHRLTLTNGSVIVLGAADSWNRYAGDEFGAIWLDEPSHYETDLHDLLEMLGGRLRGVAGPKVQCWTLTGNGYNDAWEILEQRQDSTGDPIGLAIELVRASTLDNPYLDAGTRERYERQFGDTDREAQALRGGFAAAQGLVYTKFSRDTHVIPHAAATDRVIADWRVYGYDHGWNDPRILLEVGKTPRDQLVVLDEFYESESHVEDAIAWLEATGKPSGSVYCDHEPGHIDKFRRAGYRAEAATKDIDEGIAEVRKRLEADGNLDVGTTEKVIMTIGGMPNSTYVSSSNGETRRAGETGNSESSTTEQPAVGLLVSDRCQHLIREFLGYKEAHVGKAVAEDHCLDALRYACMGVAGR, from the coding sequence ATGCGCGACCCGACCAAACGCGGGCTCGAACGGGAGCTCGACGCCCTCAAACACCAGTTGGGACGGGCCGACGACGACGCCCCGACCGACGTGACGGTCGCCTGGCGCGACGCCGCGCCCGACGCGCGGCCGACGGGGATCGCCTACGACCCCGAGACGGCCACGCTCACCTACGACGTCTGGGCCGCCCAGCGCGCATGTCTGGACGCGCTCGAGGGTGACGACGCCGATCTCGTCGCCTTCCTCGCGGGGTATGGCAGCGGGAAGTCCATCCTCGGCGCCCGCTGGCTGCTCGCCCAGGCGCTGGCCCATCCCGACAGCCGGTTTCTGGCGATGGGCGTCGACTTCACCAAGGCCCGCGACAGCACGTTCCGTATCCTCTGTGAACAACTGCCCGGCGCCCGGACCGCGCTCCGGACCGGGACGATCAACGGCCCCGAGAGTTCGCCGATCGTCGCCGACTTCAATCGCGGCGCCCATCGGCTGACGCTGACCAACGGCTCCGTGATCGTCCTCGGGGCGGCCGACAGCTGGAACCGGTACGCCGGCGATGAGTTCGGCGCCATCTGGCTCGACGAGCCCAGCCATTACGAGACCGACCTCCACGATCTGTTGGAGATGCTGGGCGGGCGGTTGCGCGGGGTCGCCGGGCCGAAGGTCCAATGCTGGACGCTCACCGGGAACGGCTACAACGACGCCTGGGAAATCCTCGAACAGCGCCAGGATTCGACCGGCGACCCGATCGGGCTCGCGATCGAGCTCGTGCGGGCGTCGACGCTCGACAACCCCTATCTCGACGCCGGCACGCGCGAGCGCTACGAGCGCCAGTTCGGCGACACCGACCGCGAGGCTCAAGCGCTGCGGGGTGGGTTTGCGGCTGCCCAGGGGCTGGTCTATACGAAGTTCAGCCGTGACACCCACGTCATCCCCCACGCTGCGGCCACCGACCGCGTCATCGCCGACTGGCGAGTCTACGGCTACGACCACGGCTGGAACGATCCGCGGATCCTGTTGGAAGTCGGGAAAACGCCGCGCGATCAGCTGGTCGTCCTCGACGAGTTTTACGAATCCGAATCGCACGTCGAGGACGCGATCGCCTGGCTCGAGGCGACCGGCAAGCCCTCCGGGTCGGTTTACTGCGATCATGAACCCGGGCATATCGACAAATTCCGCCGCGCCGGCTACCGCGCCGAGGCTGCGACGAAGGACATCGACGAGGGGATCGCCGAAGTCCGGAAACGCCTCGAGGCCGACGGGAATTTAGACGTGGGCACCACAGAGAAGGTGATCATGACCATCGGCGGGATGCCGAACTCGACGTATGTGTCGTCGTCAAACGGGGAAACCCGGCGTGCGGGTGAGACAGGCAATTCCGAGTCCTCGACTACCGAGCAGCCCGCAGTCGGCCTCCTCGTGTCTGATCGCTGCCAGCACCTGATCCGGGAGTTCCTCGGCTACAAGGAAGCCCACGTCGGTAAGGCGGTCGCCGAGGATCACTGCCTCGACGCGCTGCGCTACGCCTGTATGGGTGTCGCCGGGCGGTAG
- a CDS encoding HTH domain-containing protein: MNIHTNELTVEVYVRPDGLVEPIDTKIDALHRLDAADQIDNLVIHAWPAAISLTDHPPYSDAIAAFAQMEMWASEHGGSIQPPFSVRTTTSAFTNETQTTLRTPMMGLAVYVGERLANVFPHSRGDDHHGVMDAIAALRTDDLELFPYAPDSAAPPPSHCPECNTQLTNVQGIGVCQCCDQVEVGTRPHHERSQRSQFMLRP, encoded by the coding sequence ATGAACATTCATACCAACGAACTGACCGTAGAGGTGTACGTCCGTCCGGACGGACTGGTTGAGCCAATCGACACCAAAATCGACGCGCTACACCGGCTCGACGCTGCGGACCAGATCGACAACCTGGTGATACACGCGTGGCCAGCGGCAATCTCGCTCACAGACCACCCCCCCTACAGCGACGCGATCGCTGCGTTTGCACAGATGGAAATGTGGGCCAGTGAACACGGGGGCAGCATCCAACCGCCGTTCAGCGTTCGGACTACCACGTCCGCCTTTACGAACGAAACACAGACCACGCTCCGGACTCCGATGATGGGTCTTGCTGTATACGTTGGAGAGCGATTGGCGAACGTCTTCCCACACTCCCGGGGTGACGATCACCACGGAGTAATGGACGCGATTGCAGCCCTCAGAACGGACGACCTTGAGCTGTTCCCGTACGCCCCTGATTCGGCTGCACCACCCCCGAGCCACTGCCCAGAATGCAATACCCAACTGACGAACGTACAGGGAATCGGTGTATGTCAGTGTTGTGACCAAGTCGAAGTCGGCACCAGACCTCATCACGAGCGAAGTCAGCGGTCGCAGTTTATGCTCCGACCGTGA
- a CDS encoding response regulator, translating into MSDPTYVGDILLIEDNPGDVRLTHEMFTEAGMYGTHYVANDGDDAVDFLHRRGDYGDAPRPNLILLDWYFPNTSGRTVLQAIKRDASLQHIPVVVLTGVLSEFHDLQSEQPGADAYVLKPIEPADLRRIVDEFSLGQELV; encoded by the coding sequence GTGAGCGACCCAACGTATGTGGGTGACATTCTTTTAATCGAGGATAATCCAGGGGACGTTCGACTCACACACGAGATGTTTACGGAAGCCGGCATGTATGGGACGCACTACGTTGCGAACGACGGTGACGACGCCGTAGATTTCCTCCATCGACGGGGCGACTATGGCGATGCACCTCGACCGAACCTGATCTTACTTGATTGGTACTTCCCGAACACGAGCGGGAGAACGGTGCTGCAAGCGATCAAGCGTGACGCGTCTCTGCAACACATTCCCGTCGTTGTGCTCACAGGGGTCCTGTCAGAGTTCCATGACCTGCAATCGGAACAGCCGGGGGCCGATGCGTACGTCCTGAAACCGATCGAGCCAGCCGACCTCCGCCGGATTGTGGACGAATTCTCTCTCGGGCAGGAACTCGTCTGA
- a CDS encoding helix-turn-helix domain-containing protein has translation MATIAEFRIPASDTALGATFHAVPSLVCEIEPVIAADEFGMWMSGADRAALNAALREDRTVRDHSLITSDEARRLYTIHFSNEIAENFSLVAEEGGTMLAASARAGMWTIRLRFPARENASRVYERLAARDIQIEITQIRSLTTTTADDLGLSPAQYEALTAALTYGYFEIPREISLEELAAKLDISHQALSERFRRAYRTLVASSLEFDARCDFTGTKPSE, from the coding sequence ATGGCAACGATCGCTGAGTTCCGCATTCCAGCCAGTGATACCGCACTCGGCGCTACCTTTCACGCAGTTCCCTCACTCGTCTGTGAGATCGAGCCAGTGATTGCCGCCGATGAGTTTGGGATGTGGATGAGCGGTGCGGACCGCGCAGCACTGAACGCCGCCCTGAGAGAGGACAGGACCGTCAGAGACCATTCGCTCATTACGAGTGACGAAGCGCGGAGGTTGTACACCATCCACTTTTCAAACGAAATCGCAGAGAACTTTTCTCTGGTTGCTGAAGAAGGCGGTACGATGCTCGCGGCGTCAGCGCGAGCTGGCATGTGGACGATCCGACTGCGGTTTCCGGCCCGTGAGAACGCCAGTCGTGTCTATGAGCGACTGGCAGCGCGTGATATTCAGATTGAGATTACGCAAATCCGATCACTCACAACGACCACTGCCGATGACCTCGGGCTGTCACCTGCGCAGTATGAAGCGCTCACTGCTGCGCTCACCTATGGCTACTTCGAGATCCCGCGGGAGATCTCGTTAGAAGAACTCGCAGCGAAACTGGACATCTCACATCAAGCACTCTCCGAACGGTTTCGTCGCGCCTATCGGACCCTTGTCGCCTCGTCGCTCGAGTTCGATGCACGATGCGACTTCACTGGGACAAAACCGAGCGAGTAG
- a CDS encoding DUF7344 domain-containing protein: protein MCKPPRDHWCNSGKTQSPSVALHRVVWSSNIIIGHPLRRQYMIETPTQVSEEHPVSKTILSHERRRFALYCLERYQTPMALADLAAEVARLEHDTESRHHLPRNEEHEVYLDLYHSHLPRMEDANLLVYSHDDDTVSLTYDLSDLRLQEFL from the coding sequence ATGTGTAAGCCACCGCGTGATCACTGGTGCAACTCCGGGAAGACCCAGTCTCCATCCGTCGCTCTCCATCGGGTGGTATGGTCCAGTAATATTATAATAGGGCATCCCCTGAGAAGACAGTATATGATAGAGACTCCCACACAAGTCAGTGAAGAACATCCGGTTTCGAAGACGATTCTCTCGCACGAACGGCGGCGATTCGCGTTGTACTGTCTCGAACGGTATCAAACGCCGATGGCACTGGCCGATCTAGCTGCCGAAGTCGCACGATTGGAACACGATACCGAGTCCCGTCACCACCTGCCACGGAACGAGGAACACGAGGTCTATCTCGATCTCTATCATTCTCATCTCCCGCGGATGGAAGACGCGAACCTCCTCGTGTATTCTCACGACGACGACACCGTGTCGCTCACCTATGACCTCTCGGACTTACGACTGCAGGAGTTCCTCTGA
- a CDS encoding VOC family protein gives MSISDTHHVGVVVTDLDEALEFYCETLGLEVVDEFTLAGEGIATAIDVDDATGHFAHLTAGTDGTRIELIEYEPAGDDIHPTAINQHGAVHIGFAVADLQAFCEALPADADPISQPQRIELGPEILFFRDPDGNVIEVVETEG, from the coding sequence ATGAGTATCAGTGACACACATCATGTTGGCGTCGTTGTCACGGACCTGGACGAGGCCCTCGAGTTCTATTGCGAGACGCTCGGTCTCGAGGTTGTGGACGAGTTCACGCTCGCCGGCGAGGGGATCGCGACGGCGATCGATGTCGACGACGCGACCGGCCACTTCGCCCACCTGACGGCCGGGACCGACGGGACGCGCATCGAACTCATCGAATACGAGCCGGCCGGTGACGACATCCACCCGACGGCGATCAACCAGCACGGGGCCGTCCACATCGGGTTCGCAGTGGCAGATCTCCAGGCCTTCTGCGAGGCGCTGCCCGCAGACGCCGACCCCATCAGCCAGCCCCAACGGATCGAGCTCGGTCCCGAGATCCTGTTCTTCCGCGATCCCGACGGGAACGTCATCGAAGTCGTCGAAACCGAGGGATGA
- a CDS encoding Cdc6/Cdc18 family protein codes for MSKYDDLFAETAPANSVFANKRALDPLADPAEIAARDSQERALATLINGVHDGYLPPTVSIYGPPGTGKTLTTRRICREFAARHDDVAVEYVNLKECRTLFSAANEILFALTGAKKGAYEGLDGVFTGIWTALEAYPEWTVLVLDEIDHVQHDTNYDPSDFFYRLLRGEGRLSRGIELSVWLISNELLEVDLRLDSRVESAMSDEQVFFPPYDSDALAAVLAPRLERAFRDGVLPADVRDYGVREAARRWGDARKALTLFRQAGETATDRGLETVTDACIDANLETTEREATIDKLLDLPENHFLVLTGVTGWSRGTEIKQPVTTAEIHEVVQDDALPADLRLGERAIRDVITDLETMGLVETWIDARGAEGRVKQIETTFDPRWVRDVIEPYVTESTYLATLETD; via the coding sequence ATGAGTAAGTACGACGACCTCTTCGCCGAGACGGCGCCCGCCAACAGCGTCTTCGCCAACAAACGCGCGCTGGACCCACTCGCCGACCCCGCCGAGATCGCCGCCCGCGACAGCCAAGAACGCGCCCTCGCCACGCTCATCAACGGCGTCCATGACGGCTATCTGCCGCCGACGGTCTCGATCTACGGGCCGCCCGGCACGGGGAAGACCCTGACGACGCGGCGGATCTGCCGGGAGTTCGCCGCCCGCCATGACGACGTTGCAGTGGAGTACGTCAACCTCAAGGAGTGTCGGACGCTGTTCAGCGCGGCTAACGAAATCCTGTTCGCGCTGACCGGCGCCAAGAAGGGCGCCTACGAGGGGTTGGATGGGGTCTTTACGGGCATTTGGACGGCCCTTGAGGCCTACCCCGAGTGGACCGTGCTGGTGCTCGACGAGATCGACCACGTCCAGCACGACACGAACTACGATCCCAGCGACTTTTTCTACCGGCTGCTTCGGGGTGAGGGCCGGCTGTCCCGCGGGATCGAGCTCTCGGTCTGGCTCATCAGCAACGAGCTCCTCGAGGTCGATCTGCGGTTGGATAGCCGCGTCGAGAGCGCGATGAGCGACGAACAGGTCTTCTTCCCGCCCTATGACAGCGATGCGTTGGCGGCAGTCCTCGCCCCCCGCCTCGAGCGCGCGTTCCGCGACGGCGTGCTCCCGGCAGACGTACGCGACTACGGCGTGCGAGAGGCCGCCCGGCGGTGGGGTGACGCCCGGAAGGCACTGACACTGTTCCGCCAGGCCGGTGAGACGGCGACCGACCGGGGCCTCGAGACCGTGACCGACGCCTGCATCGACGCCAACCTTGAGACGACCGAGCGCGAGGCGACCATCGACAAGCTGCTCGACCTGCCGGAAAACCACTTTCTGGTGTTGACGGGCGTGACGGGTTGGTCCCGCGGCACCGAGATCAAACAACCCGTGACGACGGCCGAGATCCACGAGGTCGTCCAGGACGACGCGCTGCCCGCCGACCTGCGCCTCGGGGAGCGGGCAATCCGCGACGTCATCACCGATCTTGAGACGATGGGTCTCGTCGAGACCTGGATCGACGCCCGCGGGGCTGAGGGCCGTGTCAAGCAGATCGAGACGACGTTCGATCCGCGATGGGTCCGCGACGTGATCGAGCCATACGTCACGGAGTCGACATACTTGGCTACATTGGAGACAGACTGA
- a CDS encoding DUF7331 family protein, producing the protein MGSDETPSKQTETEQATDERSRTQRARKQPQREPLPAVPDRYATLSLAEDETFVYDQRNPDAWIQSDTARSLERAA; encoded by the coding sequence ATGGGATCGGATGAGACGCCTTCGAAGCAGACGGAAACGGAACAGGCTACTGACGAGCGATCGAGAACGCAGCGGGCACGGAAGCAGCCACAACGCGAACCGTTACCCGCAGTCCCCGACCGGTATGCGACGCTCAGTCTCGCCGAGGACGAGACGTTCGTCTACGACCAGCGAAATCCGGATGCGTGGATTCAATCGGACACGGCCCGCTCGCTCGAGCGAGCGGCGTAA
- a CDS encoding thiamine-binding protein, whose protein sequence is MTVIARFEVIPVRDGSLSDEIAQAIDALDEFDIAYELTATDTVIEAESADEVFEAVHAAHNAVESDRIITSLEIDDYQSREQDAADRVESVASVLGREPERDR, encoded by the coding sequence ATGACAGTCATCGCCAGATTCGAAGTCATTCCCGTCCGCGACGGGAGTCTCTCCGACGAGATCGCACAAGCCATCGACGCGCTCGACGAGTTCGATATCGCGTACGAACTGACCGCGACCGATACGGTGATCGAGGCCGAGTCGGCCGACGAGGTATTCGAGGCCGTCCACGCGGCTCACAACGCCGTCGAAAGCGACCGCATCATCACCTCGCTCGAGATCGACGACTACCAGAGCCGCGAGCAGGACGCCGCGGATCGCGTCGAGTCCGTCGCGAGCGTGCTCGGCCGTGAACCGGAGCGCGACCGCTGA
- a CDS encoding choice-of-anchor D domain-containing protein, protein MNTAIGNRSRRLLVCLTVLSVTGALTGGVVWAADDAAGVAPSEPSIESAQKQCACDAGDARLAGAGEANALEPGSNAVRVAFGTAQTEDFGRTAVGSNATREVPIINIGPDPVTVTDATIEGDDAGAFTVTDDSVSSIEPGETEYVTVVFSPDRDGTHRATLRLERATGPLATADLTGTGVTSDIEVDREQLRFANVTDQTVAETFTLTNNGTTPLTIEALRIVGPDRAAFEPADSGPFVIEPGQSREVIVRFTQSEPAARFATMHILSDDPEQPQRNLWLTNTPTVARVSPSHIKTDRTHVNASVIDAAPNTTQSLNISWPATRDDTVAIDALSYTPERGGEFSINVTKRDEQFEGSPAFEPADGTEEVAFVSMDSTIANEDLRDVTITFRVRQDQLAGDEAPDDVALYTHQNGQWIELPTTLVDESQTHYFFETESPGLLDFATGIKQATFRIDDAAVSVTEISAGESVDVVVRVTNVGGADGTYTVRLIRDDTVVDQRELSIAATGSRQTILTESFDNPGTYELYVNDHLVGTITVHGSVDSLTDLTFTARSPHVNQP, encoded by the coding sequence ATGAACACGGCCATCGGGAACCGTTCGAGGAGGCTGTTGGTGTGTCTCACCGTCCTGTCGGTGACGGGTGCGTTGACTGGCGGCGTCGTCTGGGCGGCTGACGATGCAGCCGGTGTCGCGCCGAGCGAACCGTCAATCGAGAGCGCACAGAAGCAGTGTGCGTGCGATGCCGGCGACGCTCGCCTCGCCGGCGCCGGCGAAGCGAACGCACTCGAACCGGGTTCGAACGCTGTACGCGTCGCGTTCGGTACCGCCCAGACGGAGGATTTCGGCCGGACCGCAGTCGGATCGAACGCGACTCGCGAAGTACCTATCATCAATATCGGGCCGGATCCCGTGACGGTGACCGACGCGACAATCGAGGGGGACGACGCCGGCGCCTTCACCGTTACCGACGACTCCGTCTCGTCGATCGAGCCCGGCGAAACGGAGTACGTAACGGTCGTCTTCAGTCCCGACCGCGACGGCACTCATCGCGCGACGCTTCGGCTCGAGCGAGCTACCGGACCGCTCGCGACCGCCGATCTAACCGGGACTGGCGTCACATCGGACATCGAAGTCGACCGGGAGCAGCTCCGGTTCGCGAACGTGACGGACCAAACGGTTGCGGAGACGTTCACCCTCACGAACAACGGGACCACACCGCTGACGATCGAAGCGTTACGAATCGTCGGTCCCGATCGAGCCGCCTTCGAACCGGCGGATAGCGGTCCGTTCGTGATCGAACCGGGACAGAGTCGGGAGGTCATCGTGCGATTTACGCAGTCGGAACCGGCGGCGCGGTTCGCGACGATGCATATCCTGAGCGACGACCCCGAGCAGCCACAGCGGAACCTGTGGCTCACCAACACGCCGACGGTGGCCCGCGTCTCGCCGTCGCACATCAAAACGGACCGGACGCACGTGAACGCATCCGTCATCGACGCGGCGCCGAACACGACGCAGTCGCTCAACATCTCGTGGCCGGCCACTCGAGACGATACCGTCGCGATCGACGCACTCTCGTACACCCCCGAGCGAGGCGGGGAGTTCTCGATCAACGTCACGAAACGGGACGAGCAGTTCGAAGGGTCTCCCGCGTTCGAGCCCGCCGACGGAACCGAGGAGGTGGCGTTCGTCTCGATGGACAGCACTATCGCGAACGAGGACCTTCGGGACGTCACCATCACCTTCCGCGTGAGGCAGGATCAACTGGCCGGAGACGAGGCTCCGGACGATGTAGCCCTGTACACGCATCAAAACGGCCAGTGGATCGAGCTTCCGACGACGCTCGTGGACGAGAGTCAGACGCACTACTTCTTCGAAACGGAGTCGCCGGGACTGTTGGACTTCGCGACCGGAATCAAACAGGCGACCTTCCGCATCGACGACGCGGCCGTGAGCGTCACGGAGATCAGCGCCGGCGAAAGCGTCGACGTCGTGGTACGCGTCACCAACGTCGGCGGCGCTGACGGCACGTACACCGTACGGCTCATCCGTGACGATACCGTCGTCGACCAGCGGGAACTGTCGATTGCGGCGACCGGCAGCCGCCAGACGATCCTCACGGAGTCGTTCGACAACCCCGGAACCTACGAGTTGTACGTTAACGACCACTTAGTCGGAACTATCACGGTCCACGGATCCGTGGATTCGCTGACCGATCTAACGTTCACGGCGCGCTCACCCCACGTGAATCAGCCCTGA
- a CDS encoding DUF7331 family protein: protein MTDTTDTRDPDEFVSEPVSSIPTTHDAIEFRDEMLVYDRKDPDRWVQSTASISLEEFR, encoded by the coding sequence ATGACCGACACCACCGACACCCGCGACCCCGACGAATTCGTGAGCGAGCCGGTATCGTCGATCCCGACGACGCACGATGCGATCGAGTTTCGCGACGAGATGCTCGTCTACGATCGCAAAGACCCCGACCGGTGGGTGCAGTCGACGGCGAGCATCTCCCTGGAGGAGTTCCGGTGA